A window of Citrus sinensis cultivar Valencia sweet orange chromosome 7, DVS_A1.0, whole genome shotgun sequence contains these coding sequences:
- the LOC102626631 gene encoding gibberellin 20 oxidase 1-B-like: MNSNKDSSVVLPQPSMEQTQKNGSIVFDYHKLQKQANLPTEFIWPNLELAQEELREPLIDLHGFLSGDERATAEAIDLVRGACVNHGFFQVINHGVDASLLKAAIEETDSIFKLPLERKLSIPIKTGLAKGYAGAHAGRFTTNLPWKETFTFNYHEKDAEPLFVDYFKSVFGQDFERKRWIYQKYCQAMWKLSGVLFELLAMSLGVDRKHYKKFFEDGYSIVRFNFYPPCKNSALTLGTGPHYDPNSLTILHQEQVEGLEVFSNNKWQTIRPRSDALVINIGDTFVALSNGLYKSCLHRAVVNGERERRSLAFFVNPKADNVVRPPQDLICREGTRLYPDFTWSQLLGFTQKLYRADAATLPSFISWLSSSKDL; this comes from the exons ATGAACTCCAATAAAGATTCATCAGTCGTTCTTCCGCAACCATCGATGGAGCAGACACAAAAAAATGGGAGTATTGTTTTTGACTATCACAAGTTGCAAAAACAAGCCAACTTGCCAACTGAGTTCATTTGGCCAAACTTGGAGTTAGCTCAGGAAGAGCTCAGAGAGCCATTGATAGACTTACATGGATTCTTAAGTGGTGATGAAAGAGCAACTGCTGAAGCAATCGATCTCGTCCGAGGAGCTTGTGTGAATCATGGATTCTTCCAAGTAATCAACCACGGTGTTGATGCAAGTCTTCTTAAAGCAGCTATTGAAGAAACCGACTCCATTTTCAAGCTTCCTCTTGAGCGAAAGCTCAGCATTCCGATAAAGACTGGTTTGGCAAAGGGGTATGCTGGTGCTCATGCTGGGCGTTTTACTACAAATTTGCCATGGAAGGAAacatttacttttaattacCATGAAAAGGATGCTGAGCCCCTTTTTGTTGACTACTTCAAATCTGTTTTTGGTCAAGATTTTGAGAGGAAAAG GTggatttatcaaaaatactgcCAAGCAATGTGGAAGCTATCGGGAGTTCTTTTTGAGCTATTGGCAATGAGCTTGGGGGTTGATCGAAAGcattataagaaattttttgaagaCGGATACTCAATTGTGAGATTCAACTTTTATCCTCCTTGCAAGAACTCAGCACTCACTCTTGGCACTGGCCCTCATTATGACCCAAATTCTTTAACTATTCTTCATCAAGAACAAGTTGAAGGCCTTGaagttttttcaaataataagtGGCAAACTATCCGACCTCGATCAGATGCCCTAGTCATTAATATTGGTGATACTTTCGTg GCCTTATCTAATGGGTTATACAAGAGCTGCCTGCATAGAGCAGTGGTGAATggggaaagagagagaaggtCATTGGCTTTCTTTGTGAACCCAAAAGCAGACAACGTGGTGAGACCCCCACAAGATCTTATTTGCAGAGAAGGGACAAGACTATATCCAGATTTCACATGGTCACAATTGTTGGGCTTCACTCAAAAACTCTACAGAGCTGATGCGGCTACACTCCCAAGCTTTATCAGCTGGCTCTCGTCTTCCAAAGACCTCTAA